One genomic window of Papilio machaon chromosome 17, ilPapMach1.1, whole genome shotgun sequence includes the following:
- the LOC106716162 gene encoding uncharacterized protein CG45076 isoform X3 — MVYESDFYTTRRPYRPSSYSVTAELIYRPQSRALTRLATYPEPPHHVVRVRVRPSVILRELDRIAYRRRPALAVSAVDDFFRSESTKLFEDETRRIRADTAALLHRARSVVPRAKSLAPLDTIYSYSYGEPIPYRFSNDAYVAKLLLPLRSVSDSIHNMSYYNEPAKKFTGTGSGRGHLACVHYSGNRAFSNRRPLYKELSIRDDVNLLSFYAKNRLAAAGLEGEKATVKLLPWRPSRKFQAPSMMEDPELELKAAKADRAARFRATTAEPVLAPAADLAEIKRKRQEEARAAEEKALKEEAKRELERKAQAEREAAEKKRVEEEARKAEEAKRKAEEEARIAEEEARKAEEARKAAEEAKRAEEARLAEEARKAEEARLAEEARLAEEARLAEEARLAEEARLAEEARLAEEARLAEEARLAEEARLAEEAKHAEEARLAEEERLAEQRRQEELARLEELERQAQEEREAELARQAAELAEIARQESELAAQRLEELSHSASGDNVAEVEASDIPEVESQPIVEEPESPEIITDAVPEQTEAVAEVSEDEQAEPDVTDEE; from the exons ATGGTGTACGAGAGCGACTTCTACACGACGCGCCGCCCCTATCGGCCCAGCAGCTACAGCGTCACG GCTGAGTTAATCTACCGGCCGCAGTCGCGCGCACTGACCCGACTCGCCACGTACCCCGAGCCACCCCATCACGTGGTGCGAGTGCGCGTGCGCCCCTCCGTCATCCTGCGCGAGCTCGACCGCATCGCATACCGCCGCCGCCCCGCGCTCGCCGTCTCCGCTGTTGATGACTTCTTCCGCTCTGAATCTACGAAG CTGTTCGAGGATGAGACCCGTCGCATCCGCGCAGACACCGCGGCGCTGCTGCACCGCGCACGCTCTGTCGTGCCGCGTGCCAAGTCCCTTGCACCACTTGACACCATCTACTC GTACTCCTACGGCGAACCTATTCCTTACCGCTTCAGCAACGACGCGTACGTAGCAAAACTACTGCTTCCCCTCCGCAGCGTGTCCGACAGTATCCACAACATGTCCTACTACAATGAGCCCGCTAAGAAGTTCACAGGTACCGGCTCAG GACGTGGTCACCTCGCGTGCGTGCACTACTCGGGCAATAGGGCCTTCTCCAATCGCCGGCCGCTCTACAAGGAGCTCAGCATCAGAGACGACGTAAACCTGCTCTCGTTTTATGCGAAGAATAGGCTCGCAGCCGCCGGCTTGGAGGGCGAAAAAGCCACAG TGAAGCTGCTGCCGTGGAGGCCAAGCCGCAAGTTCCAGGCGCCGTCAATGATGGAGGACCCTGAGTTAGAGCTAAAAGCAGCGAAGGCAGATCGTGCGGCTCGCTTCAGGGCTACTACAGCGGAGCCGGTCCTTGCACCAGCAGCTGACTTGGCCGAAATCAAGAGGAAAAGGCAGGAAGAGGCTCGTGCCGCTGAAGAAAA GGCTCTAAAAGAAGAGGCAAAACGTGAATTAGAACGCAAGGCTCAG GCGGAAAGAGAGGCTGCTGAAAAAAAGAGAGTGGAGGAAGAAGCACGAAAAGCTGAAGAAGCCAAACGCAAAGCTGAAGAAGAAGCTAGGATAGCTGAAGAAGAAGCAAGAAAAGCGGAAGAGGCTAGGAAAGCCGCTGAAGAAGCCAAACGAGCGGAAGAAGCTAGATTAGCAGAAGAAGCCAGAAAAGCCGAAGAAGCAAGGTTAGCAGAGGAAGCAAGACTAGCAGAGGAAGCTCGGCTAGCAGAGGAAGCTCGCCTTGCAGAAGAAGCCCGATTGGCTGAAGAAGCCAGACTCGCCGAAGAAGCTCGATTAGCTGAGGAAGCACGACTCGCTGAAGAAGCCAGATTAGCAGAGGAAGCGAAACACGCTGAAGAAGCACGCTTAGCTGAAGAGGAGCGACTAGCTGAACAGAGGAGGCAAGAGGAACTGGCTCGCTTAGAAGAATTGGAAAGACAAGCACAAGAAGAACGCGAAGCAGAATTAGCAAGACag GCTGCAGAATTGGCTGAAATTGCTAGACAAGAATCTGAGCTGGCTGCACAGCGCCTGGAAGAACTATCACACAGTGCCTCTGGTGACAATGTTGCTGAGGTAGAAGCaag CGATATACCTGAAGTGGAATCACAACCGATTGTGGAGGAGCCAGAGAGTCCGGAGATCATAACTGACGCTGTGCCAGAACAAACCGAAGCTGTGGCGGAAGTCAGTGAAGATGAACAAGCTGAACCTGATGTTACGGACGAAGAATAA
- the LOC106716162 gene encoding uncharacterized protein CG45076 isoform X4 codes for MVYESDFYTTRRPYRPSSYSVTPLTSVYYLSPLVSYYNTPYVTYIPKLSQAELIYRPQSRALTRLATYPEPPHHVVRVRVRPSVILRELDRIAYRRRPALAVSAVDDFFRSESTKLFEDETRRIRADTAALLHRARSVVPRAKSLAPLDTIYSYSYGEPIPYRFSNDAYVAKLLLPLRSVSDSIHNMSYYNEPAKKFTGTGSVKLLPWRPSRKFQAPSMMEDPELELKAAKADRAARFRATTAEPVLAPAADLAEIKRKRQEEARAAEEKALKEEAKRELERKAQAEREAAEKKRVEEEARKAEEAKRKAEEEARIAEEEARKAEEARKAAEEAKRAEEARLAEEARKAEEARLAEEARLAEEARLAEEARLAEEARLAEEARLAEEARLAEEARLAEEARLAEEAKHAEEARLAEEERLAEQRRQEELARLEELERQAQEEREAELARQAAELAEIARQESELAAQRLEELSHSASGDNVAEVEASDIPEVESQPIVEEPESPEIITDAVPEQTEAVAEVSEDEQAEPDVTDEE; via the exons ATGGTGTACGAGAGCGACTTCTACACGACGCGCCGCCCCTATCGGCCCAGCAGCTACAGCGTCACG CCGCTGACGTCGGTCTACTACCTATCGCCACTAGTGTCGTATTACAATACGCCGTACGTCACGTACATACCAAAGTTGTCACAG GCTGAGTTAATCTACCGGCCGCAGTCGCGCGCACTGACCCGACTCGCCACGTACCCCGAGCCACCCCATCACGTGGTGCGAGTGCGCGTGCGCCCCTCCGTCATCCTGCGCGAGCTCGACCGCATCGCATACCGCCGCCGCCCCGCGCTCGCCGTCTCCGCTGTTGATGACTTCTTCCGCTCTGAATCTACGAAG CTGTTCGAGGATGAGACCCGTCGCATCCGCGCAGACACCGCGGCGCTGCTGCACCGCGCACGCTCTGTCGTGCCGCGTGCCAAGTCCCTTGCACCACTTGACACCATCTACTC GTACTCCTACGGCGAACCTATTCCTTACCGCTTCAGCAACGACGCGTACGTAGCAAAACTACTGCTTCCCCTCCGCAGCGTGTCCGACAGTATCCACAACATGTCCTACTACAATGAGCCCGCTAAGAAGTTCACAGGTACCGGCTCAG TGAAGCTGCTGCCGTGGAGGCCAAGCCGCAAGTTCCAGGCGCCGTCAATGATGGAGGACCCTGAGTTAGAGCTAAAAGCAGCGAAGGCAGATCGTGCGGCTCGCTTCAGGGCTACTACAGCGGAGCCGGTCCTTGCACCAGCAGCTGACTTGGCCGAAATCAAGAGGAAAAGGCAGGAAGAGGCTCGTGCCGCTGAAGAAAA GGCTCTAAAAGAAGAGGCAAAACGTGAATTAGAACGCAAGGCTCAG GCGGAAAGAGAGGCTGCTGAAAAAAAGAGAGTGGAGGAAGAAGCACGAAAAGCTGAAGAAGCCAAACGCAAAGCTGAAGAAGAAGCTAGGATAGCTGAAGAAGAAGCAAGAAAAGCGGAAGAGGCTAGGAAAGCCGCTGAAGAAGCCAAACGAGCGGAAGAAGCTAGATTAGCAGAAGAAGCCAGAAAAGCCGAAGAAGCAAGGTTAGCAGAGGAAGCAAGACTAGCAGAGGAAGCTCGGCTAGCAGAGGAAGCTCGCCTTGCAGAAGAAGCCCGATTGGCTGAAGAAGCCAGACTCGCCGAAGAAGCTCGATTAGCTGAGGAAGCACGACTCGCTGAAGAAGCCAGATTAGCAGAGGAAGCGAAACACGCTGAAGAAGCACGCTTAGCTGAAGAGGAGCGACTAGCTGAACAGAGGAGGCAAGAGGAACTGGCTCGCTTAGAAGAATTGGAAAGACAAGCACAAGAAGAACGCGAAGCAGAATTAGCAAGACag GCTGCAGAATTGGCTGAAATTGCTAGACAAGAATCTGAGCTGGCTGCACAGCGCCTGGAAGAACTATCACACAGTGCCTCTGGTGACAATGTTGCTGAGGTAGAAGCaag CGATATACCTGAAGTGGAATCACAACCGATTGTGGAGGAGCCAGAGAGTCCGGAGATCATAACTGACGCTGTGCCAGAACAAACCGAAGCTGTGGCGGAAGTCAGTGAAGATGAACAAGCTGAACCTGATGTTACGGACGAAGAATAA
- the LOC106716162 gene encoding uncharacterized protein CG45076 isoform X1 — translation MVYESDFYTTRRPYRPSSYSVTPLTSVYYLSPLVSYYNTPYVTYIPKLSQAELIYRPQSRALTRLATYPEPPHHVVRVRVRPSVILRELDRIAYRRRPALAVSAVDDFFRSESTKLFEDETRRIRADTAALLHRARSVVPRAKSLAPLDTIYSYSYGEPIPYRFSNDAYVAKLLLPLRSVSDSIHNMSYYNEPAKKFTGTGSGRGHLACVHYSGNRAFSNRRPLYKELSIRDDVNLLSFYAKNRLAAAGLEGEKATVKLLPWRPSRKFQAPSMMEDPELELKAAKADRAARFRATTAEPVLAPAADLAEIKRKRQEEARAAEEKALKEEAKRELERKAQAEREAAEKKRVEEEARKAEEAKRKAEEEARIAEEEARKAEEARKAAEEAKRAEEARLAEEARKAEEARLAEEARLAEEARLAEEARLAEEARLAEEARLAEEARLAEEARLAEEARLAEEAKHAEEARLAEEERLAEQRRQEELARLEELERQAQEEREAELARQAAELAEIARQESELAAQRLEELSHSASGDNVAEVEASDIPEVESQPIVEEPESPEIITDAVPEQTEAVAEVSEDEQAEPDVTDEE, via the exons ATGGTGTACGAGAGCGACTTCTACACGACGCGCCGCCCCTATCGGCCCAGCAGCTACAGCGTCACG CCGCTGACGTCGGTCTACTACCTATCGCCACTAGTGTCGTATTACAATACGCCGTACGTCACGTACATACCAAAGTTGTCACAG GCTGAGTTAATCTACCGGCCGCAGTCGCGCGCACTGACCCGACTCGCCACGTACCCCGAGCCACCCCATCACGTGGTGCGAGTGCGCGTGCGCCCCTCCGTCATCCTGCGCGAGCTCGACCGCATCGCATACCGCCGCCGCCCCGCGCTCGCCGTCTCCGCTGTTGATGACTTCTTCCGCTCTGAATCTACGAAG CTGTTCGAGGATGAGACCCGTCGCATCCGCGCAGACACCGCGGCGCTGCTGCACCGCGCACGCTCTGTCGTGCCGCGTGCCAAGTCCCTTGCACCACTTGACACCATCTACTC GTACTCCTACGGCGAACCTATTCCTTACCGCTTCAGCAACGACGCGTACGTAGCAAAACTACTGCTTCCCCTCCGCAGCGTGTCCGACAGTATCCACAACATGTCCTACTACAATGAGCCCGCTAAGAAGTTCACAGGTACCGGCTCAG GACGTGGTCACCTCGCGTGCGTGCACTACTCGGGCAATAGGGCCTTCTCCAATCGCCGGCCGCTCTACAAGGAGCTCAGCATCAGAGACGACGTAAACCTGCTCTCGTTTTATGCGAAGAATAGGCTCGCAGCCGCCGGCTTGGAGGGCGAAAAAGCCACAG TGAAGCTGCTGCCGTGGAGGCCAAGCCGCAAGTTCCAGGCGCCGTCAATGATGGAGGACCCTGAGTTAGAGCTAAAAGCAGCGAAGGCAGATCGTGCGGCTCGCTTCAGGGCTACTACAGCGGAGCCGGTCCTTGCACCAGCAGCTGACTTGGCCGAAATCAAGAGGAAAAGGCAGGAAGAGGCTCGTGCCGCTGAAGAAAA GGCTCTAAAAGAAGAGGCAAAACGTGAATTAGAACGCAAGGCTCAG GCGGAAAGAGAGGCTGCTGAAAAAAAGAGAGTGGAGGAAGAAGCACGAAAAGCTGAAGAAGCCAAACGCAAAGCTGAAGAAGAAGCTAGGATAGCTGAAGAAGAAGCAAGAAAAGCGGAAGAGGCTAGGAAAGCCGCTGAAGAAGCCAAACGAGCGGAAGAAGCTAGATTAGCAGAAGAAGCCAGAAAAGCCGAAGAAGCAAGGTTAGCAGAGGAAGCAAGACTAGCAGAGGAAGCTCGGCTAGCAGAGGAAGCTCGCCTTGCAGAAGAAGCCCGATTGGCTGAAGAAGCCAGACTCGCCGAAGAAGCTCGATTAGCTGAGGAAGCACGACTCGCTGAAGAAGCCAGATTAGCAGAGGAAGCGAAACACGCTGAAGAAGCACGCTTAGCTGAAGAGGAGCGACTAGCTGAACAGAGGAGGCAAGAGGAACTGGCTCGCTTAGAAGAATTGGAAAGACAAGCACAAGAAGAACGCGAAGCAGAATTAGCAAGACag GCTGCAGAATTGGCTGAAATTGCTAGACAAGAATCTGAGCTGGCTGCACAGCGCCTGGAAGAACTATCACACAGTGCCTCTGGTGACAATGTTGCTGAGGTAGAAGCaag CGATATACCTGAAGTGGAATCACAACCGATTGTGGAGGAGCCAGAGAGTCCGGAGATCATAACTGACGCTGTGCCAGAACAAACCGAAGCTGTGGCGGAAGTCAGTGAAGATGAACAAGCTGAACCTGATGTTACGGACGAAGAATAA
- the LOC106716162 gene encoding uncharacterized protein CG45076 isoform X2, translated as MVYESDFYTTRRPYRPSSYSVTPLTSVYYLSPLVSYYNTPYVTYIPKLSQAELIYRPQSRALTRLATYPEPPHHVVRVRVRPSVILRELDRIAYRRRPALAVSAVDDFFRSESTKLFEDETRRIRADTAALLHRARSVVPRAKSLAPLDTIYSYSYGEPIPYRFSNDAYVAKLLLPLRSVSDSIHNMSYYNEPAKKFTGRGHLACVHYSGNRAFSNRRPLYKELSIRDDVNLLSFYAKNRLAAAGLEGEKATVKLLPWRPSRKFQAPSMMEDPELELKAAKADRAARFRATTAEPVLAPAADLAEIKRKRQEEARAAEEKALKEEAKRELERKAQAEREAAEKKRVEEEARKAEEAKRKAEEEARIAEEEARKAEEARKAAEEAKRAEEARLAEEARKAEEARLAEEARLAEEARLAEEARLAEEARLAEEARLAEEARLAEEARLAEEARLAEEAKHAEEARLAEEERLAEQRRQEELARLEELERQAQEEREAELARQAAELAEIARQESELAAQRLEELSHSASGDNVAEVEASDIPEVESQPIVEEPESPEIITDAVPEQTEAVAEVSEDEQAEPDVTDEE; from the exons ATGGTGTACGAGAGCGACTTCTACACGACGCGCCGCCCCTATCGGCCCAGCAGCTACAGCGTCACG CCGCTGACGTCGGTCTACTACCTATCGCCACTAGTGTCGTATTACAATACGCCGTACGTCACGTACATACCAAAGTTGTCACAG GCTGAGTTAATCTACCGGCCGCAGTCGCGCGCACTGACCCGACTCGCCACGTACCCCGAGCCACCCCATCACGTGGTGCGAGTGCGCGTGCGCCCCTCCGTCATCCTGCGCGAGCTCGACCGCATCGCATACCGCCGCCGCCCCGCGCTCGCCGTCTCCGCTGTTGATGACTTCTTCCGCTCTGAATCTACGAAG CTGTTCGAGGATGAGACCCGTCGCATCCGCGCAGACACCGCGGCGCTGCTGCACCGCGCACGCTCTGTCGTGCCGCGTGCCAAGTCCCTTGCACCACTTGACACCATCTACTC GTACTCCTACGGCGAACCTATTCCTTACCGCTTCAGCAACGACGCGTACGTAGCAAAACTACTGCTTCCCCTCCGCAGCGTGTCCGACAGTATCCACAACATGTCCTACTACAATGAGCCCGCTAAGAAGTTCACAG GACGTGGTCACCTCGCGTGCGTGCACTACTCGGGCAATAGGGCCTTCTCCAATCGCCGGCCGCTCTACAAGGAGCTCAGCATCAGAGACGACGTAAACCTGCTCTCGTTTTATGCGAAGAATAGGCTCGCAGCCGCCGGCTTGGAGGGCGAAAAAGCCACAG TGAAGCTGCTGCCGTGGAGGCCAAGCCGCAAGTTCCAGGCGCCGTCAATGATGGAGGACCCTGAGTTAGAGCTAAAAGCAGCGAAGGCAGATCGTGCGGCTCGCTTCAGGGCTACTACAGCGGAGCCGGTCCTTGCACCAGCAGCTGACTTGGCCGAAATCAAGAGGAAAAGGCAGGAAGAGGCTCGTGCCGCTGAAGAAAA GGCTCTAAAAGAAGAGGCAAAACGTGAATTAGAACGCAAGGCTCAG GCGGAAAGAGAGGCTGCTGAAAAAAAGAGAGTGGAGGAAGAAGCACGAAAAGCTGAAGAAGCCAAACGCAAAGCTGAAGAAGAAGCTAGGATAGCTGAAGAAGAAGCAAGAAAAGCGGAAGAGGCTAGGAAAGCCGCTGAAGAAGCCAAACGAGCGGAAGAAGCTAGATTAGCAGAAGAAGCCAGAAAAGCCGAAGAAGCAAGGTTAGCAGAGGAAGCAAGACTAGCAGAGGAAGCTCGGCTAGCAGAGGAAGCTCGCCTTGCAGAAGAAGCCCGATTGGCTGAAGAAGCCAGACTCGCCGAAGAAGCTCGATTAGCTGAGGAAGCACGACTCGCTGAAGAAGCCAGATTAGCAGAGGAAGCGAAACACGCTGAAGAAGCACGCTTAGCTGAAGAGGAGCGACTAGCTGAACAGAGGAGGCAAGAGGAACTGGCTCGCTTAGAAGAATTGGAAAGACAAGCACAAGAAGAACGCGAAGCAGAATTAGCAAGACag GCTGCAGAATTGGCTGAAATTGCTAGACAAGAATCTGAGCTGGCTGCACAGCGCCTGGAAGAACTATCACACAGTGCCTCTGGTGACAATGTTGCTGAGGTAGAAGCaag CGATATACCTGAAGTGGAATCACAACCGATTGTGGAGGAGCCAGAGAGTCCGGAGATCATAACTGACGCTGTGCCAGAACAAACCGAAGCTGTGGCGGAAGTCAGTGAAGATGAACAAGCTGAACCTGATGTTACGGACGAAGAATAA
- the LOC106716162 gene encoding uncharacterized protein CG45076 isoform X5, with amino-acid sequence MVYESDFYTTRRPYRPSSYSVTPLTSVYYLSPLVSYYNTPYVTYIPKLSQAELIYRPQSRALTRLATYPEPPHHVVRVRVRPSVILRELDRIAYRRRPALAVSAVDDFFRSESTKLFEDETRRIRADTAALLHRARSVVPRAKSLAPLDTIYSYSYGEPIPYRFSNDAYVAKLLLPLRSVSDSIHNMSYYNEPAKKFTVKLLPWRPSRKFQAPSMMEDPELELKAAKADRAARFRATTAEPVLAPAADLAEIKRKRQEEARAAEEKALKEEAKRELERKAQAEREAAEKKRVEEEARKAEEAKRKAEEEARIAEEEARKAEEARKAAEEAKRAEEARLAEEARKAEEARLAEEARLAEEARLAEEARLAEEARLAEEARLAEEARLAEEARLAEEARLAEEAKHAEEARLAEEERLAEQRRQEELARLEELERQAQEEREAELARQAAELAEIARQESELAAQRLEELSHSASGDNVAEVEASDIPEVESQPIVEEPESPEIITDAVPEQTEAVAEVSEDEQAEPDVTDEE; translated from the exons ATGGTGTACGAGAGCGACTTCTACACGACGCGCCGCCCCTATCGGCCCAGCAGCTACAGCGTCACG CCGCTGACGTCGGTCTACTACCTATCGCCACTAGTGTCGTATTACAATACGCCGTACGTCACGTACATACCAAAGTTGTCACAG GCTGAGTTAATCTACCGGCCGCAGTCGCGCGCACTGACCCGACTCGCCACGTACCCCGAGCCACCCCATCACGTGGTGCGAGTGCGCGTGCGCCCCTCCGTCATCCTGCGCGAGCTCGACCGCATCGCATACCGCCGCCGCCCCGCGCTCGCCGTCTCCGCTGTTGATGACTTCTTCCGCTCTGAATCTACGAAG CTGTTCGAGGATGAGACCCGTCGCATCCGCGCAGACACCGCGGCGCTGCTGCACCGCGCACGCTCTGTCGTGCCGCGTGCCAAGTCCCTTGCACCACTTGACACCATCTACTC GTACTCCTACGGCGAACCTATTCCTTACCGCTTCAGCAACGACGCGTACGTAGCAAAACTACTGCTTCCCCTCCGCAGCGTGTCCGACAGTATCCACAACATGTCCTACTACAATGAGCCCGCTAAGAAGTTCACAG TGAAGCTGCTGCCGTGGAGGCCAAGCCGCAAGTTCCAGGCGCCGTCAATGATGGAGGACCCTGAGTTAGAGCTAAAAGCAGCGAAGGCAGATCGTGCGGCTCGCTTCAGGGCTACTACAGCGGAGCCGGTCCTTGCACCAGCAGCTGACTTGGCCGAAATCAAGAGGAAAAGGCAGGAAGAGGCTCGTGCCGCTGAAGAAAA GGCTCTAAAAGAAGAGGCAAAACGTGAATTAGAACGCAAGGCTCAG GCGGAAAGAGAGGCTGCTGAAAAAAAGAGAGTGGAGGAAGAAGCACGAAAAGCTGAAGAAGCCAAACGCAAAGCTGAAGAAGAAGCTAGGATAGCTGAAGAAGAAGCAAGAAAAGCGGAAGAGGCTAGGAAAGCCGCTGAAGAAGCCAAACGAGCGGAAGAAGCTAGATTAGCAGAAGAAGCCAGAAAAGCCGAAGAAGCAAGGTTAGCAGAGGAAGCAAGACTAGCAGAGGAAGCTCGGCTAGCAGAGGAAGCTCGCCTTGCAGAAGAAGCCCGATTGGCTGAAGAAGCCAGACTCGCCGAAGAAGCTCGATTAGCTGAGGAAGCACGACTCGCTGAAGAAGCCAGATTAGCAGAGGAAGCGAAACACGCTGAAGAAGCACGCTTAGCTGAAGAGGAGCGACTAGCTGAACAGAGGAGGCAAGAGGAACTGGCTCGCTTAGAAGAATTGGAAAGACAAGCACAAGAAGAACGCGAAGCAGAATTAGCAAGACag GCTGCAGAATTGGCTGAAATTGCTAGACAAGAATCTGAGCTGGCTGCACAGCGCCTGGAAGAACTATCACACAGTGCCTCTGGTGACAATGTTGCTGAGGTAGAAGCaag CGATATACCTGAAGTGGAATCACAACCGATTGTGGAGGAGCCAGAGAGTCCGGAGATCATAACTGACGCTGTGCCAGAACAAACCGAAGCTGTGGCGGAAGTCAGTGAAGATGAACAAGCTGAACCTGATGTTACGGACGAAGAATAA